A genomic segment from Luteibacter aegosomatis encodes:
- a CDS encoding type IV pilus twitching motility protein PilT, translating to MDIAELLAFSVKNKASDLHLSAGLPPMIRVDGDVRRINIPALEHKQVHALIYDIMSDKQRRDYEEFLEVDFSFEIPGLARFRVNAFNHNRGAGGVFRTIPSEVLTLEDLGAPRIFRELIEQPQGLILVTGPTGSGKSTTLAAMVDHINKNEYGHMLTVEDPIEFVHTSQKCLVNQREVHRDTHGFNEALRSALREDPDYILVGELRDLETIRLALTAAETGHLVFGTLHTSSAAKTIDRIIDVFPAGEKPMVRSMLSESLRAVISQSLLKKVGGGRIAAHEIMVGIPAIRNLIREDKVAQMYSAIQTGQQYGMQTLDQNLLDLVKRGLITRQEGAMYAKNKEGFR from the coding sequence ATGGACATCGCCGAACTCCTTGCCTTCTCCGTGAAGAACAAGGCCTCCGACCTGCACCTTTCCGCGGGTCTTCCGCCGATGATCCGCGTGGACGGCGACGTGCGCCGCATCAACATCCCCGCGCTGGAGCACAAGCAGGTCCATGCGCTGATCTACGACATCATGTCGGACAAGCAGCGTCGCGACTACGAGGAGTTCCTCGAGGTCGACTTCTCCTTCGAGATCCCCGGCCTGGCCCGCTTCCGCGTCAACGCCTTCAACCACAACCGCGGCGCGGGCGGCGTGTTCCGTACCATTCCGTCCGAGGTGCTCACCCTGGAAGACCTGGGCGCCCCGCGCATCTTCCGCGAACTGATCGAGCAGCCGCAGGGCCTGATCCTGGTCACGGGACCCACCGGTTCGGGCAAGTCGACCACGCTGGCGGCGATGGTCGACCACATCAACAAGAACGAATACGGTCACATGCTGACCGTGGAAGACCCCATCGAATTCGTGCATACCTCGCAGAAGTGCCTGGTGAACCAGCGCGAGGTGCATCGCGACACCCATGGCTTCAACGAGGCGCTGCGTTCGGCGTTGCGCGAAGATCCCGACTACATCCTCGTGGGCGAGTTGCGCGACCTGGAAACCATCCGCCTGGCGCTCACCGCCGCGGAAACCGGCCACCTGGTGTTCGGCACGCTGCACACCTCGTCGGCGGCCAAGACCATCGACCGCATCATCGACGTGTTCCCCGCGGGCGAGAAGCCCATGGTCCGCTCCATGCTCTCCGAGTCGTTGCGCGCGGTGATCTCGCAGTCGCTTTTGAAGAAGGTGGGCGGCGGGCGCATCGCGGCGCACGAGATCATGGTGGGCATCCCGGCCATTCGTAACCTCATCCGCGAAGACAAGGTGGCGCAGATGTACTCGGCCATCCAGACCGGCCAGCAGTACGGCATGCAGACGCTCGACCAGAACCTGCTCGACCTGGTCAAGCGTGGCCTCATCACGCGCCAGGAAGGCGCGATGTACGCCAAGAACAAGGAAGGTTTCCGGTAG